Proteins encoded in a region of the Flavobacterium sp. PMTSA4 genome:
- a CDS encoding acetyl-CoA C-acyltransferase, translating to MNKKVVIVSAVRTPIGSFMGSLSSVSATKLGATAIKGALDKINLDPKLVDEVLMGNVVQAGVGQAPATQASIFAGIPDTVPATTVNKVCASGMKAVMQGAQAIMSGDAEIIVAGGMENMSLIPHYVHMRNGVKFGPTTLVDGMQKDGLTDAYDNNAMGVCADLCASEYNISREEQDTYAIQSYERSAKAWAEGKFDNEVVPVEIPQRRGEPIIFSKDEEYTNVKLDKIPTLNAVFTKDGTVTAANASTINDGAAALVLMSEEKANALGLKPLAYIKSYADAAQEPKWFTTAPAKALPKALDKAGISLSDVDYFEFNEAFSVVGLANAKILGLDNTKINVNGGAVSLGHPLGCSGARIIVTLINVLEQNNAKIGAAAICNGGGGASAIVIERP from the coding sequence ATGAATAAAAAAGTTGTAATCGTTTCTGCTGTAAGAACTCCAATAGGAAGCTTTATGGGATCATTATCCTCTGTTTCTGCTACAAAATTAGGTGCTACAGCTATAAAAGGTGCATTAGATAAAATAAACTTAGATCCAAAACTTGTTGACGAAGTATTAATGGGAAATGTAGTTCAGGCTGGAGTTGGTCAAGCTCCTGCTACACAAGCCTCTATTTTTGCTGGAATTCCTGATACAGTTCCTGCAACAACTGTTAATAAAGTTTGTGCTTCGGGAATGAAAGCAGTCATGCAAGGTGCACAAGCTATAATGAGTGGTGATGCTGAAATTATTGTTGCAGGAGGAATGGAAAATATGAGTTTGATTCCTCATTATGTTCATATGCGTAATGGTGTAAAATTTGGACCAACAACCTTGGTTGATGGCATGCAAAAAGATGGGTTGACAGATGCTTATGATAACAACGCTATGGGTGTTTGCGCAGACTTGTGTGCATCAGAATATAATATTTCCAGAGAAGAACAAGATACTTATGCAATTCAATCGTATGAGCGTTCTGCTAAAGCTTGGGCTGAAGGAAAATTTGATAATGAAGTTGTACCAGTTGAAATTCCTCAACGTCGTGGAGAACCAATCATCTTCTCAAAAGATGAAGAATATACTAATGTAAAATTAGATAAAATACCAACTTTAAATGCTGTTTTTACAAAAGATGGAACTGTTACTGCTGCCAATGCCTCGACTATAAATGATGGTGCAGCTGCTTTAGTTTTAATGAGTGAAGAGAAAGCAAACGCTTTAGGACTAAAACCTTTGGCATATATTAAATCTTATGCAGATGCTGCTCAAGAACCAAAATGGTTTACTACTGCTCCAGCAAAAGCATTGCCAAAAGCATTGGACAAAGCAGGAATTTCACTTTCTGATGTAGATTATTTTGAGTTTAATGAAGCTTTTTCAGTTGTTGGTTTAGCCAATGCTAAAATTTTAGGGTTAGATAATACTAAAATCAATGTAAATGGCGGTGCGGTTTCATTGGGTCATCCACTAGGATGTTCGGGAGCAAGAATCATTGTTACTTTAATTAATGTTTTAGAACAGAATAACGCCAAGATTGGTGCAGCTGCAATTTGCAATGGTGGCGGTGGTGCTTCTGCAATTGTTATCGAAAGACCATAA
- a CDS encoding valine--tRNA ligase: MLIPAQFNAKEAEQKWYDYWMKNDYFTSKPDNRTPYTIVIPPPNVTGVLHMGHMLNNTIQDVLIRRARLKGFNACWVPGTDHASIATEAKVVAKLKKEGINKSDLTREEFLKHAYDWTEKYGGTILEQLKQLGCSCDWSRTKFTMDEDMSASVIRSFVDLYNKGMIYRGYRMVNWDPEAKTTLSDEEVIYEERQGKLYHLKYQIEGSNEFVTIATTRPETILGDTAICIHPDDERYVHLKGKSAIVPICNRVIPIIFDEYVDMEFGTGCLKVTPAHDVNDKELGEKHNLEIIDIFNEDATLNSYGLHYQGKDRFVVREDIAIELEAIGALTKVENHVNKVGTSERTKAVIEPRLSDQWFLKMDTLVKPALKAVLETEEIKLYPNRFNNTYRHWLENIRDWNISRQLWWGQQIPAYYYGDGKEDFVVAENSDDALELAKKATNNQDLTKFDLKQDADALDTWFSSWLWPIAVFGGILEPENEDFKYYYPTNDLVTGPDILFFWVARMIFAGYEYTGKKPFNNVYLTGLVRDKQRRKMSKSLGNSPEPLELIEKFGADGVRVGLLLSASAGNDIMFDEELCNNGKSFANKIWNAFRLIKGFEVADISQPESSKVAIEWYEAKLQKTLTEIEDHFEKYRLSDALMAIYKLVWDDFCSWFLEMIKPGYQQPIDKTTFDKAIEMLENNLKLLHPFMPFLTEEIWQHIEDRTPAEALIISKWPESKAFNEQLIADFDFAAEVISGIRTIRKEKNISFKDSIDLKVINNENSSAYFDSVILKLGNVVSLEYIKEAVDGALTFRAKSNEYFIPVSGSIDVAAEIAKLTEELKYTQGFLRSVQGKLSNEKFVSGAPAQVIENERKKEADALAKIATIEQSLKSLQ; this comes from the coding sequence ATGTTAATTCCTGCACAATTTAACGCAAAAGAAGCTGAGCAAAAATGGTATGACTACTGGATGAAGAATGATTATTTTACTTCTAAACCAGATAATAGAACTCCATATACTATAGTAATTCCACCACCTAATGTGACTGGAGTTTTGCACATGGGACATATGTTGAATAATACAATTCAGGATGTGTTGATTCGTCGTGCTCGATTGAAAGGATTCAATGCTTGTTGGGTTCCAGGTACTGACCATGCTTCTATTGCTACTGAGGCTAAAGTTGTTGCTAAATTAAAAAAAGAAGGTATCAACAAAAGTGATTTAACTAGAGAAGAATTCTTGAAACATGCCTATGATTGGACTGAAAAATATGGAGGTACAATTTTAGAGCAACTAAAACAATTGGGCTGTTCTTGTGATTGGAGTAGAACTAAGTTTACAATGGATGAAGATATGAGTGCTTCGGTAATTCGTTCGTTTGTTGATTTGTATAATAAAGGAATGATTTACCGTGGTTACAGAATGGTAAATTGGGATCCGGAAGCTAAAACTACATTGTCTGACGAAGAAGTAATTTATGAAGAACGTCAGGGAAAATTATATCATTTAAAGTATCAAATTGAAGGATCAAACGAGTTTGTAACCATTGCAACTACACGTCCTGAAACGATTCTTGGAGATACAGCTATTTGTATTCATCCTGATGATGAACGATATGTACATTTAAAAGGCAAAAGCGCTATTGTTCCTATTTGTAATAGAGTAATTCCAATTATTTTTGATGAATATGTTGATATGGAATTTGGAACAGGATGTTTAAAAGTTACGCCTGCTCATGATGTTAATGATAAAGAATTGGGCGAAAAACATAACTTAGAAATTATTGATATTTTTAATGAAGATGCTACTTTAAATTCATATGGTTTGCATTATCAAGGAAAAGACCGATTTGTTGTTCGCGAGGACATTGCTATAGAATTAGAAGCTATTGGTGCTTTAACTAAAGTTGAAAATCACGTTAATAAAGTTGGAACTTCTGAGAGAACAAAAGCGGTTATCGAACCAAGATTGTCTGATCAATGGTTTTTAAAAATGGATACTTTGGTAAAACCTGCTTTAAAAGCAGTTTTAGAAACCGAAGAAATCAAATTATATCCTAATCGTTTCAACAATACCTATCGTCATTGGTTAGAAAATATCAGAGATTGGAATATTTCGCGCCAACTTTGGTGGGGACAACAAATTCCTGCATATTATTATGGCGATGGAAAAGAAGATTTTGTGGTTGCCGAAAATAGTGACGATGCTTTAGAATTAGCAAAAAAAGCAACCAATAATCAGGATTTAACTAAATTTGATTTAAAACAAGATGCTGATGCTTTAGATACTTGGTTTTCATCATGGTTGTGGCCAATAGCAGTTTTTGGAGGAATTCTTGAACCAGAAAATGAAGATTTTAAATATTACTATCCAACTAACGATTTAGTAACTGGACCAGATATTTTATTCTTTTGGGTTGCCCGAATGATTTTTGCAGGTTATGAATATACAGGTAAAAAACCGTTCAATAATGTTTATCTAACAGGTTTAGTTCGTGATAAGCAAAGAAGAAAAATGTCTAAATCACTTGGAAATTCTCCAGAACCATTAGAGTTAATTGAAAAATTTGGTGCTGATGGTGTTCGTGTTGGACTTTTGCTGAGTGCTTCTGCAGGAAACGATATTATGTTTGATGAAGAGTTGTGTAACAATGGAAAATCGTTTGCTAATAAAATTTGGAATGCTTTCCGATTGATTAAAGGTTTTGAAGTTGCAGATATATCACAACCTGAAAGCTCCAAAGTAGCTATAGAATGGTATGAAGCTAAATTGCAAAAGACATTAACCGAAATTGAAGATCATTTTGAAAAATATAGACTTTCAGATGCTTTAATGGCGATCTATAAATTGGTTTGGGATGATTTCTGCTCATGGTTTTTAGAAATGATAAAACCGGGTTACCAACAACCAATTGATAAAACGACCTTTGATAAAGCAATTGAAATGCTTGAGAATAATTTGAAATTATTACATCCGTTCATGCCGTTTTTGACCGAAGAAATTTGGCAACATATTGAAGACAGAACTCCAGCCGAAGCTTTAATTATTTCAAAATGGCCAGAGTCAAAAGCATTTAATGAACAATTAATTGCTGATTTTGATTTTGCTGCCGAAGTAATTTCAGGTATCAGAACCATCAGAAAAGAGAAAAACATTTCGTTTAAGGATTCCATTGATTTAAAAGTAATCAATAACGAAAATAGTTCAGCTTATTTTGACTCTGTAATTTTAAAACTTGGAAATGTAGTTAGCTTAGAATACATCAAAGAAGCTGTTGACGGAGCTTTAACATTTAGAGCTAAATCAAATGAATATTTTATTCCGGTTTCTGGAAGTATAGATGTTGCTGCAGAAATTGCCAAACTAACTGAAGAATTGAAATACACTCAAGGTTTCTTGCGAAGTGTCCAAGGAAAACTATCCAATGAAAAATTTGTATCTGGTGCGCCAGCTCAAGTAATTGAAAATGAGCGTAAAAAAGAAGCCGATGCGTTAGCCAAGATTGCTACTATTGAGCAAAGTTTGAAAAGTTTACAATAA
- the bshC gene encoding bacillithiol biosynthesis cysteine-adding enzyme BshC produces the protein MEPDCISYQNSGYFTKLICDYLDEKPELKQLYHRFPKLENFKLQIEEKQNSFSEETRNILFNELNHQYKGFEVSKVTSNNISLLKDSNTFTITTGHQLNLFTGPLYFLYKIISVINLCKELKTVYPNHNFVPIYWMATEDHDFEEINHFQLHDKKIRWNKESFGPVGRLSTDSLEAVYQIFEQEIGIGKNAEYLKNVFRNGYLEHKNLAASTRFIANELFKKEGLVIIDGDSTALKKLFVPFAKKELLEQTSFSKVIETSEFLKDYNIQVNPRELNLFYIEDNLRERIVNDKGIFKVLNTSISFSEKELSTELENHPEKFSPNVILRPLYQEVILPNLCYIGGGGEIAYWLELKSNFKAFGIPFPILLVRNSVLIINEKQLKKAEKLKLSMKDLFSKQNDLINQKTKELSTVEIDFSTQKEFLKQQFADLYKIAEATDKSFIGAVKAQEVKQIKGLENLEKRLLKAEKRIHQEQLERIKHLQNELFPNQSLQERKLNFSEFYKESGNDIIQKLLQNLKPLEANFTIITL, from the coding sequence ATTGAACCCGATTGTATTAGTTATCAAAATTCAGGTTATTTCACTAAATTAATTTGTGATTATTTAGATGAAAAACCAGAGCTGAAACAATTATATCATCGTTTTCCAAAACTTGAAAATTTTAAACTCCAGATTGAAGAGAAACAAAATAGTTTTTCTGAAGAAACCAGAAATATTCTTTTTAATGAATTGAATCATCAATACAAAGGATTTGAAGTTTCTAAAGTAACTTCAAACAATATTAGTTTACTAAAAGATTCAAATACTTTTACAATAACTACTGGACATCAACTCAATTTATTTACTGGTCCGTTGTATTTCTTGTATAAAATTATTTCGGTTATCAATCTTTGTAAAGAGTTAAAAACCGTTTATCCAAACCATAATTTTGTGCCAATATATTGGATGGCAACTGAAGATCATGATTTTGAAGAAATCAATCATTTTCAATTGCATGATAAAAAAATCCGTTGGAATAAAGAAAGTTTTGGTCCTGTTGGAAGACTTTCAACAGATAGTTTAGAAGCAGTTTATCAAATTTTTGAACAGGAAATTGGCATTGGAAAAAATGCCGAATATTTAAAAAATGTTTTCAGAAATGGTTACTTAGAACATAAAAATCTTGCTGCTTCAACACGATTTATTGCAAACGAACTGTTTAAAAAAGAAGGTTTAGTTATTATTGATGGTGATTCGACTGCCTTAAAAAAACTGTTTGTTCCTTTCGCTAAAAAGGAACTTTTAGAACAGACTTCTTTTTCTAAAGTGATAGAAACCTCTGAATTTTTAAAAGATTATAATATTCAGGTAAATCCAAGAGAACTCAATCTTTTTTACATTGAAGATAATCTTAGAGAACGTATTGTAAATGATAAAGGAATTTTTAAAGTTTTAAATACTTCAATTTCATTTTCTGAGAAAGAACTTAGTACTGAACTTGAAAATCATCCAGAAAAATTTAGTCCAAACGTAATTTTAAGACCATTGTATCAAGAAGTGATTTTACCAAATCTATGTTACATTGGTGGTGGTGGAGAAATTGCATATTGGTTAGAATTAAAATCAAATTTTAAAGCTTTTGGAATTCCTTTTCCAATATTATTGGTTAGAAATTCTGTTCTCATTATAAACGAAAAACAATTGAAGAAAGCTGAAAAATTAAAACTTTCAATGAAAGATTTATTTAGCAAACAAAATGATTTGATTAATCAAAAAACAAAAGAATTATCAACCGTTGAAATTGATTTTTCTACTCAAAAAGAATTTCTAAAACAACAATTCGCAGATTTATATAAAATTGCCGAAGCAACCGACAAATCTTTTATTGGAGCAGTAAAGGCACAAGAGGTAAAACAAATAAAAGGTTTAGAAAATCTTGAAAAAAGATTATTAAAAGCCGAGAAAAGAATTCATCAGGAACAATTAGAGCGAATAAAACATCTTCAAAATGAATTATTCCCAAATCAATCGTTACAAGAACGCAAGCTGAATTTCTCTGAATTCTATAAGGAATCAGGAAACGATATAATTCAAAAATTGCTTCAAAACTTGAAACCTTTAGAAGCAAATTTTACTATAATTACTTTATAG
- a CDS encoding alpha-amylase family glycosyl hydrolase, protein MKPITFYSIFFLSIVFSSCIKDKKEANNDSRYQPKEFVELKHPDWSKNATIYEVNVRQFTPEGTFKAFESHLPRIKNMGIDIIWLMPIHPIGVEKRKGTLGSYYSVKDYYGINPEFGTKEDFKHLIDKIHSMGMYVIVDWVANHSSWDNPLAKEHPEWYTKTEDGNFQPTPWYDWDDVIDFDYEQPGIRKYMTEALVYWVKDFNIDGYRCDTAGFLPTDFWDNARAEMDAVKPVFMLAEWESKDLLKNAFDMTYSWTLWDKMTAVTRDKKSIASLVEYMAHDVSTFPRDGYRMTFTDNHDKNSWEGNMVTNFGDGLEASMVLCGTVNGMPLVYGGQEAGLNRSLKFFDKDLIDWSKMPYENLYKKIFDLKHQNQALWNGKEGGVMVRIFNDKLDQVISFSRTKDNDKVVTIINYSDKPTTVKLNSKNQKGTYTELFSEEKITLNGDDVFELKPWQYYVLVK, encoded by the coding sequence ATGAAACCAATTACCTTCTACTCTATTTTCTTTTTATCTATAGTATTTTCAAGCTGCATCAAAGACAAAAAAGAAGCAAACAACGATTCAAGATACCAACCCAAAGAATTTGTAGAACTAAAACACCCTGATTGGAGTAAAAACGCTACAATTTATGAAGTGAATGTGCGCCAATTTACACCCGAAGGAACATTTAAAGCTTTTGAAAGTCATTTACCAAGAATTAAAAACATGGGAATTGACATCATTTGGTTGATGCCAATTCACCCAATTGGTGTTGAGAAAAGAAAAGGAACATTGGGAAGTTACTACTCGGTGAAAGATTATTATGGTATCAATCCTGAGTTTGGAACCAAAGAAGATTTTAAACATTTGATTGACAAAATTCACAGTATGGGAATGTATGTCATTGTAGATTGGGTTGCCAATCATTCATCTTGGGATAATCCGTTGGCAAAAGAACATCCAGAATGGTATACCAAAACCGAAGACGGAAATTTTCAACCAACACCTTGGTATGATTGGGATGATGTGATTGACTTTGATTATGAACAACCAGGTATTCGAAAATACATGACCGAAGCTTTAGTGTATTGGGTAAAAGATTTTAACATCGATGGCTATCGATGTGATACCGCAGGTTTTTTGCCAACTGATTTTTGGGATAATGCTCGTGCAGAAATGGATGCTGTAAAACCTGTTTTTATGCTTGCTGAATGGGAATCGAAAGATTTGCTAAAAAATGCGTTTGACATGACGTATTCTTGGACACTTTGGGATAAGATGACTGCGGTAACTCGTGACAAAAAAAGTATTGCCAGTCTGGTAGAATATATGGCTCACGATGTAAGCACATTTCCTCGCGATGGTTACCGAATGACTTTTACCGACAATCATGATAAAAATTCATGGGAAGGAAATATGGTTACTAATTTTGGTGACGGATTGGAAGCTTCTATGGTTTTGTGTGGTACGGTTAACGGAATGCCTTTGGTTTATGGCGGACAAGAAGCTGGATTAAACCGTTCGTTGAAGTTTTTTGATAAAGATTTGATTGATTGGAGTAAAATGCCTTATGAAAATTTATATAAAAAAATATTTGACTTAAAACATCAAAATCAAGCGCTTTGGAATGGAAAAGAAGGTGGCGTTATGGTTAGAATATTTAATGATAAATTAGACCAAGTAATTTCTTTTTCGCGTACAAAAGATAATGACAAAGTGGTTACCATCATCAATTATAGTGATAAACCAACTACTGTAAAGCTAAATTCTAAAAATCAAAAAGGAACCTACACTGAACTATTTTCGGAAGAGAAAATTACTTTGAATGGCGACGATGTTTTTGAACTGAAGCCTTGGCAATATTATGTTTTAGTAAAATAA
- a CDS encoding porin family protein: MKKIACFVLVAFGLSLNMVAQKKGDIEAGFNIGYNSSSVSDSRNTSDSGNGFNIGGSLDFYLSNTWSIKTKLIYDQKGWNNDVYYDANSGNQYATDYNLNYLTVPVMANWHFGNTRNWYLNFGPYVGFLLNAKDARFNNDVTDFFNNTDFGLAFGVGVKIPVSDKVKLFFEFEGQGGFTDILKYQNNYDYSAVTNSRGSFNFGVNFLLK; this comes from the coding sequence ATGAAGAAAATTGCTTGTTTTGTTTTAGTAGCATTTGGGCTTTCTCTAAACATGGTAGCCCAAAAGAAAGGTGATATAGAAGCTGGATTTAACATTGGATATAACAGTTCAAGCGTTTCAGATTCTCGAAATACATCCGATTCTGGTAATGGTTTTAACATTGGTGGTTCATTAGATTTTTATTTGTCTAATACTTGGAGTATAAAAACAAAATTAATTTATGATCAAAAAGGATGGAATAATGATGTATACTATGATGCTAATAGCGGAAATCAATATGCTACAGATTATAATCTAAACTATCTTACAGTGCCAGTTATGGCAAATTGGCATTTTGGAAACACAAGAAACTGGTATTTGAATTTTGGTCCATATGTTGGTTTTCTTTTAAATGCAAAAGATGCTAGGTTTAATAATGATGTTACAGATTTTTTTAATAATACAGATTTTGGATTGGCGTTTGGAGTTGGTGTAAAAATACCGGTTTCTGATAAAGTTAAACTATTCTTTGAGTTTGAAGGTCAAGGTGGATTTACAGATATTTTAAAATACCAAAACAATTACGACTACTCGGCAGTAACCAATAGTAGAGGAAGTTTTAATTTTGGAGTTAATTTTTTGCTTAAGTAG
- a CDS encoding DUF3810 domain-containing protein, which translates to MKRKYILPLFLLIQIVFLKIIAFFPETVEQYYSNGLYVFISSTLRTLFGSIPFSVGDIFYGILILYCVYWMYKNWKINWKQKGLKILSFLSVIYFFFHLLWAMNYYRVPLFEKMNIKREYSDNDLIAFTERLIQKTNEIQFEITKNKNNKVINPYSQEEIFISTQNGYDNLNKQYSFFNYQTPSKKKSLFSLPLTYMGFGGYLNPFTNEAQVNYKLPMYGFPAVVTHEMAHQMGYGSESECNFIGFLACIKNNDLYFQYAAFSNALRYCLVNIAMKNNLQFEKMKKKINKGVLENYKESEEFWKQYDTFIDKGFHLFYDQYLKANQQKDGIESYSKFVDLLINYYKDKNL; encoded by the coding sequence TTGAAACGCAAATACATTCTTCCTCTATTTCTTTTAATTCAGATAGTGTTTCTGAAAATAATTGCTTTTTTTCCAGAAACTGTAGAACAATATTATTCCAATGGACTATACGTATTTATTTCTAGCACATTAAGAACTCTTTTTGGAAGCATTCCATTTTCGGTTGGTGATATTTTTTATGGAATCTTGATTTTGTATTGTGTTTATTGGATGTATAAAAACTGGAAAATAAATTGGAAACAAAAAGGTTTGAAAATTTTAAGTTTTCTATCGGTCATTTATTTTTTCTTCCATTTGCTATGGGCAATGAACTATTATAGAGTTCCATTATTTGAAAAAATGAACATCAAAAGAGAATATTCAGATAATGATTTAATAGCATTTACCGAACGACTAATTCAGAAAACCAATGAAATTCAATTTGAAATAACTAAGAATAAAAACAATAAAGTTATAAATCCATATTCTCAAGAAGAAATTTTCATTTCTACCCAAAACGGATATGATAATTTAAATAAACAGTATTCATTTTTCAACTATCAAACTCCTAGCAAAAAGAAATCGTTATTTAGTTTACCATTAACTTATATGGGATTTGGTGGTTATTTGAATCCGTTTACCAATGAAGCCCAAGTCAACTACAAATTACCAATGTATGGATTTCCTGCGGTAGTAACTCACGAAATGGCACATCAAATGGGTTATGGCAGCGAAAGTGAATGCAATTTTATTGGTTTTTTGGCCTGTATTAAAAATAATGATTTGTATTTTCAATATGCAGCATTCAGTAATGCGTTACGTTATTGTTTGGTAAATATTGCCATGAAAAACAATCTTCAATTTGAAAAAATGAAGAAAAAAATTAACAAAGGAGTTTTAGAAAATTACAAAGAAAGTGAAGAATTCTGGAAACAATATGATACTTTCATTGACAAAGGATTTCATCTTTTTTACGACCAATATTTGAAAGCCAATCAACAAAAAGATGGAATTGAAAGCTATAGTAAATTTGTTGATTTATTGATTAACTATTATAAAGACAAAAATCTTTAA
- a CDS encoding nucleoside-diphosphate kinase: MATNRTFTMIKPDAVENGHIGGILNMITEGGFRIVAMKLTQLTVADAKEFYAVHAERPFYGELVEFMTRGPIVAAILEKENAVEDFRTLIGATNPANAAEGTIRKKYATSMGENAVHGSDSDENAAIEGAFHFAGREQF, translated from the coding sequence ATGGCAACAAATAGAACTTTTACCATGATTAAGCCTGATGCTGTAGAAAACGGACACATCGGTGGAATATTAAATATGATTACTGAAGGTGGTTTCAGAATTGTAGCAATGAAATTAACTCAACTTACAGTAGCTGACGCTAAAGAATTTTATGCAGTTCACGCTGAAAGACCTTTTTATGGTGAATTAGTTGAATTTATGACGCGTGGTCCAATTGTAGCGGCTATATTAGAAAAAGAAAATGCGGTTGAAGATTTCAGAACATTAATTGGAGCTACAAATCCAGCTAACGCTGCTGAAGGAACTATCCGTAAAAAATATGCAACTTCTATGGGAGAAAATGCAGTTCACGGTTCAGATAGCGACGAAAATGCTGCTATCGAAGGTGCATTCCATTTTGCTGGAAGAGAGCAATTTTAA
- a CDS encoding C40 family peptidase: MFAICNLAIIPLRAEPSDRSEIVSQVLFGEHFEILEQQKQWAKIKLHFDDYEGWVDSKQYQVISEKNFNDLSKDGIILNSDLVEYVTNTKNTLIPIPLGASLSFLNHDDINIENFEFEGLRVSGIKPKSEIVKTSFMYLNAPYLWGGKTPFGIDCSGFTQMVYKLNGYNLLRDASQQATQGEALSFIEESEPGDLAFFDNEEGNIIHVGIMMENNYIIHASGKVRIDRLDHLGIYNAEQNRHTHRLRVIKKII, translated from the coding sequence ATGTTTGCCATTTGTAATCTTGCTATTATTCCTTTAAGAGCTGAACCTAGTGACAGAAGCGAAATTGTTTCTCAAGTCTTATTTGGGGAACATTTTGAAATTTTGGAACAGCAAAAACAATGGGCTAAAATCAAATTGCATTTTGATGACTACGAAGGTTGGGTAGATTCAAAACAATACCAAGTTATTTCAGAAAAAAACTTTAATGATTTATCAAAAGATGGTATTATTTTAAATTCTGATTTGGTAGAATATGTCACCAATACTAAGAATACTTTAATACCCATTCCATTGGGTGCTTCGTTGTCTTTTTTGAATCATGACGATATTAATATTGAAAATTTTGAATTTGAAGGATTGCGAGTAAGCGGTATAAAACCTAAGTCAGAAATTGTTAAAACATCTTTCATGTACTTGAATGCTCCTTATCTTTGGGGTGGAAAAACACCTTTTGGTATTGATTGCTCTGGTTTTACACAAATGGTTTATAAACTGAATGGTTACAACTTACTGCGTGATGCTTCGCAACAAGCCACACAAGGCGAAGCTTTAAGTTTTATTGAAGAAAGCGAACCTGGTGATTTGGCTTTTTTTGATAACGAAGAAGGCAACATCATACACGTTGGTATCATGATGGAAAACAATTATATCATTCACGCTAGCGGTAAAGTTAGAATTGACCGCTTAGACCATTTAGGGATTTACAACGCAGAACAAAACAGACATACACACCGATTGAGAGTAATAAAGAAGATAATATAA
- a CDS encoding cysteine desulfurase family protein → MQKIYLDNAATTPIRQEVIDEMVRVMQTEYGNPSSTHSIGRSSKAIVESSRKIIAKHLNCSAQEIIFTSSATEASNWILKSCVKDLGIKRIVSSKIEHHATLYTIQALENEFDVKVEYINILPNGNLDYTHLENLFASNDKTLVSLMHVNNEIGVVNDIKRIGDLCQQNNALFHCDTVQSIGKMVIDLQELNIDFLVSSAHKFHGPKGIGFAYINKKNVLQPLLFGGEQEKGWRAGTEAVHQIAGLSKALDLSFQNIENEAKYVLELKQYCWGKLKNNFPEIKENGENTFYNILNVLLPFTEEKTAMILFNLDIKGIAVSRGSACQSGSVKPSHVLAQMLRDDDLKKPSLRISFSHYNTKEEIDVFIKELKEI, encoded by the coding sequence ATGCAAAAAATATATTTAGATAACGCAGCTACTACACCAATTCGTCAAGAAGTTATTGATGAAATGGTGCGAGTAATGCAAACAGAATATGGAAATCCTTCGTCAACACATAGTATTGGTAGAAGTTCTAAAGCTATTGTAGAAAGTTCTAGAAAAATTATTGCCAAGCATTTAAATTGTTCAGCACAAGAAATTATCTTTACTTCAAGTGCAACTGAAGCATCCAACTGGATTTTGAAAAGTTGTGTGAAAGATTTAGGAATAAAAAGAATTGTTTCTTCAAAAATAGAGCATCACGCAACGCTTTACACTATACAAGCATTAGAGAATGAATTTGATGTTAAAGTTGAGTATATTAATATTCTTCCAAACGGTAATTTAGATTACACTCATTTGGAGAATTTATTTGCTTCCAACGATAAAACATTGGTTTCATTAATGCATGTTAATAATGAAATTGGTGTTGTAAATGATATTAAACGAATTGGTGATTTGTGTCAACAAAATAATGCTTTGTTTCATTGCGATACTGTCCAGTCTATTGGAAAAATGGTTATTGATTTACAAGAATTGAATATAGATTTCTTGGTCTCTAGTGCGCATAAATTTCATGGTCCAAAAGGAATTGGGTTTGCTTACATCAATAAAAAAAATGTTTTACAACCATTACTTTTTGGAGGTGAACAAGAAAAAGGTTGGCGCGCAGGAACTGAAGCGGTACATCAAATTGCAGGTTTGTCTAAAGCTTTAGATTTATCGTTTCAAAATATTGAAAATGAAGCTAAATACGTTTTAGAATTAAAGCAGTATTGTTGGGGTAAATTAAAAAATAATTTTCCAGAAATTAAAGAAAACGGAGAAAATACATTTTATAATATTTTAAATGTTTTGCTGCCTTTCACAGAGGAGAAAACCGCTATGATTCTTTTTAATTTGGACATTAAAGGAATTGCAGTTTCTCGTGGAAGCGCATGTCAAAGTGGAAGTGTAAAGCCTTCGCATGTTTTGGCACAAATGTTGAGAGATGATGATTTAAAAAAACCAAGTTTACGCATTTCGTTTAGTCATTATAACACGAAAGAAGAAATAGATGTTTTTATTAAAGAGTTGAAAGAGATTTAA